The Bacteroidota bacterium genome includes the window CGATACTATTGCGTTGCTTGACGAACTTATTGTTGTTGACGAGAACAGCAAGAAGGCTATGCAACACCTCCGTCGGATTATTGACCATAAAAACGCTGTTTCATACAGCGGAGAGATCTATGAGAGGGGGGATATCGAACAGCTCTGGAAGCTCATTACCCGGTTTCGGGAGTGGTCCTTGGAAGTCCTTGAATGAAACGTCCCTATTACATCATGTCCTCCGGGCGGCTGCGCCGGAAACAGAACACCGTCTATTTTGAGCCGGTTACCCCGGCCGAAAGTCGTCTTCAGCCGGGCAACGACAACGCAGAAGGCGACCTTCATCCGCGCGACGCCGGAATTGACGAAGAGCTTCTCGCCGGCTTCACGGAAGAAACCGAGGCCGATCCGATTACGGGACGTGTTCAGCGCAAGCCCATTCCTGTGGAGGATATCGAGGCGTTCTATTGCTTCGGCGAACTCGACTTCAACACAAAGTTCTTCAACTTCCTCTCGCAGCAGAAGATCGCTCTCCACCTGTTCAACTATTACGGTCATTATAGCGGCAGTTATGTGCCGCGGGAGTATTTGCCCTCCGGCTTCACACTTGTTGAGCAGGTACGGGCATATCTCGACACGCACCGAAGACTGCTGATTGCGCGGGAGTTTATCGAAGCCGCCTCGTTCAATATTCTCAAGAATTTGCAATACTACTCCAATCCTTCCCGCGGTTCCATCGAGAAGCTGATAGACTTCAGCACGGCAATCCGGGAAATCGAGACACTCCGTGCTGCGATACCAAGGACTGACACAACCAACGAACTCATGGGGCTGGAAGGGAACATCCGTGAAAGGTACTATCGCTGCTGGGGAGAAATTCTCGGACAAGATTTTGCGCTCGACAAACGTGTCAA containing:
- the cas1b gene encoding type I-B CRISPR-associated endonuclease Cas1, whose product is MKRPYYIMSSGRLRRKQNTVYFEPVTPAESRLQPGNDNAEGDLHPRDAGIDEELLAGFTEETEADPITGRVQRKPIPVEDIEAFYCFGELDFNTKFFNFLSQQKIALHLFNYYGHYSGSYVPREYLPSGFTLVEQVRAYLDTHRRLLIAREFIEAASFNILKNLQYYSNPSRGSIEKLIDFSTAIREIETLRAAIPRTDTTNELMGLEGNIRERYYRCWGEILGQDFALDKRVKHPPNNAINALVSFANGLVYATVLSEIYHTHLDPTVSYLHGPGERRFSLALDISEIFKPILADKMIFKLVNNKQIQEKHFRKELNFCYLEESGRKIVLQEYDERLKTTIKHRSLGRNVSYRQLIRLEAYKLVSHLLSGEEYKAFRAWW